TTTACTGCGAAGAGGACATTTTCTGCCGATATGTTGCCAATCGTTGCGTGAACACGTGCCAAAAACAATGCCTCCAGCCCCGATAATACCGCAGTAGCGTTATATTGTGAAGATTTGTAATACCGCTCCATCATTTCAGCTTCTCCAAGTCGCCGCACATCCACGCCAAGTTCCCTGCGAAGCTCCTGCAACTCATCGAAGGCCTTTTTCTTGGCTTGTTGAATGGTTTTGCGTAGACCGTCCAGTTTCTCGCTTTCCTCCGGAAGTCGAATGCACTCGGTACCGAGAAGCGCCGCCATAATTTGGTTCTGAAGGTATTGAGTCGAAGCACCGTGAAGAAGGTCTGCGCCTGCCGCAGCCGGTAAAGGGTTTTGTTTGTTAGGGGAACCTCCCATCAAGTCAACGTTCAACTGCTGTTGATAATGGTCCAAAAACTTGCGCAAGATGCCTTCGAGTCGAGTCTCAGTCACCTGGCCAGTGACCTTGTCAATTATTGTGCCCTGCATAATGAAGTACGTAATGGGCAACTTGGCACGCTCAACAGAAAAAGCGGACGCGAGGTTCCGGTTCTCGTCGGCGTTAATTGTGCAAAGTTTCAACCATGCCCGCTGCATTGATGCTTCTGTACCCTCTCCACTCTTACCCCCACATGCCTGCTCGTTCAGTCGATCAACCAGACGCTCCGTGTGAGCCAAATAAGCGTTGCAGCCACTGCTATCTGGCCTGTAGTATACAAGGCAAATAGCCTGTTGGGACTGAATAACTTCCCTctcaaaagaagaagcgtcAGTTTTGTACGCAATGCTCCGGGACGAAACACAAATGGGATTTCTTCCCATAATCTGTGCGCAGCGACTGCCTGATATGGAGCATCTGATAAACCTATACGAGTATGTGCCAGAACAATGCGAGCCGCAAGCGCCGCCGAGGGCAGAAAGCCTAAAACCTGCTACCAAGTGACGGCGTCGTGGAGCAGACAACATATAAGCTTCACCCACTATAAggcatttaagaaaaaatacatatgaATAACAATGTTCGAAAGTAAGCCAATTCGCCAGCTacgagagagagggagaacGCGTGTTGACTGGAAATGTCACAGGATCAATGAAAAATGAGGGGAAGGTACGAGTAATCACACTACAAACGAGTCAACGTATACAAAAGTAGAAACCACCGAcatcatttccccccccccaaatcGTCCACCCTTTTCTTGTTGCCGCTCATCACATTCATGGTCAATGAGATATTGAACACAATCGTCAACACGACGAAAGCGTAAAAGAAGCTAAAGATTGAGCAAACAAGTCACGACAAATGCGGTTGGGTACGCTATAACGGTCGCTGCTGTAAAGACAACTGCGGCAGTTGTTCGCTTTGGTGCGGGTAAATCAGGAGGGAACGAAACTAAGAGAACGCTGAGTAGAGTCGACACAAATGACGGCGGTTACTGCAATCGATCGGAGGAATCCGGTGCGGGTTAATTCTGCTAAGCCGAAGTGACTTCGACTATCGCCCTGGTTGTTGAGGATGGCAATTACTGGAAGCCTCCTCGAGTACTTAACGATTTTGCTCTTGTTACCCTCTCTCCTCGAGGGAGTATGCAATCGGCTGTGCGTGCTTAAACAAGAGCGTACGTAAAGACGGATATGTGGATTTTCCCATGAGGAACCGCCCCCAAAGGGAACAGTACGTAAtgtattatttccttttccctcttcaccaTCAAGAGATGGCAGCCATCGCACCGATTTCGCATCTCATGTGGTTTAGAGCCAGTCCTTTTCGGACTCACCCCGAACGCATTTGGCTATCGGAAACCGCGGCACATCCTGTGACGAAAGTTCCTGATACTGAACTGTTAAATACTTACCTAGTAGACGGTCTCTTTCGGCCCATAGTTCCAACCGCCGCTTCGTTGTAGTCTTTGGTGTTGCATTGAAGCGAATCCCAGTTGATGTTTCACACACAAACGCGCCGAGACCACCCTCAAACTTGCCATTGCCCGGAAGAAAGTCGACAATGCGGTACTCCGCATCATGCATGTACTTATACTTAAGGCCGAGACTTCGTTTGCCATGTTCGTAAGGAAACTTTGGTCTACGAATGATTACCCCTTCATAACCTTGCGAACACGCCTTCTCCAATACACTCTCCACCTCATCTGGACTCACAAGTGTGGCGGGGACGTGGTAGAGTTTTGGTATCTTTTTCCTGCTCGAcaattcctccttttcaagCTGATGGTTTCGCCTTCCGTTTGGTTTCATCGTATCAAAAACACGATCTGCGCCACTGTGAGGTATGAGTTCCTTCAGTAAACGGTAGCGTTCGGTAAAAGGGGCGTCCGGCGATGAGAGCTGATCTGAAGCCATGATGTCAAATGCAAAATATTCTAGGAGTTTCGCCTGTTTCCTCCGTGTTGTTTGTGTCGTAAACTTTTCTAAACGGCGCACAAGCCCACTAAGCCTCTCGAAACCACAGTGTGGAGCAAACAGCTCCCCATCTAACAACAAAGATGGATCTGCCTTGAAAAGTGGCATAGCGTGTGGCACCAAACCATGGCAACACTCAAGAAGAATCCCACTCCGCGAAAAAAactgcaatttcttttgGGATTTATTGTAACCAATTAAACAGCGAATTCCATCTATCTTTGGTGAAACCAGAAGTGATTCCTGCTCCTCCGTGTCAGCCGGATGAAGTAGTTCCTCAGCAACTAGCTCCCATCTTTGTGCAAGCATGGGAAGAATGTTACGTCCCTCCCACTCGGGGTTGCTGTGCAGAACACTTTTATAGTTTGTGTGAGTCATTCGTGGTGCTCTCAAACTGTTCACATCCTCCAGCTCCAGATCCTCCTCATTTGTAGCATCCGTTGGTGAAGTTGTTATCCCCACATCAGTGTTATCTCCCTCGCTCATCTTGCCATTAATTCTTTCCGGACCTTCATTTCTAGTTGAACTGATCCGCCGCTGCTCTTTTCCGCACAATGGACACGTCCCATGCTGGTCAATAAATCTCGCAATACTCATCTCAAACTCCTGAAGGCACTGGCTGCAACGCCACACCGCCGACTTTACACATGTCGGGCTAACGTGATGTGGAGTTAACATGACGGTTCCCCACGATGGACCCACCCAACAGGCTGCAAGATGGGGAAAAGCACTTTCAATGGTGGTATTTTTCATTGCGTGATACCGCTCCACCTGCTCTGGTGTACGCGGCCGCccaacaccaaaaaaaagcgaaggatCCTTCGGAAGAGTTGTGAGCTGCGGACGCCGCCATAAATTAGAAATCCGCCACATGTCTAAAGGCGATGAGgtgacaaaaaagggaggagggatTTCGAAAAGGTGTTTAAACACCCTTCACTCCCCCAAACACCACGCAATCCGTCACGTATATCTATAAACGCCCCCGTTGCTTTGCGGGGTTATGCGCttcagaagaaaataataattattattgttatagaaatgagaaggggaaaggggaaagaagaaagaaggaaagcaagAAATGATATATTTGAAATATACTCCGTGTTTACACCCGCATGCAACTAGTCATTTCAGTTGATTTCGTTGTTGTATTGACCTACGCACTTTGGCAGTAAAGCCCCCTCGgaagaaattttttttttctccgttggtaggaaaaaaaagatgagcaGGAAGGTACAAATAATGAAAAGTGGTACAAATATAACATAacttaataataatgataaaaaagaaaaagagaaacaattGCTTCGGACTGTTAGAAAAAGTAACGTGCCGAGCACTCAATAATTTCTCTACCACTTCCACACACAGTCACACAACAAACATATATGAAAAACCTTAGTGAAACGAATTGCGGTGCACAACCACAATGTCTTCAAAAGTCAACACATATAGTTTGGTCCACCGTGTAAACTTCTCTTCCCAATAATCTCGGCTCTCAAAATACCAATTAATAATTGCATACGCTAAATTTTTCCCTTTAGCTGTCATTCCCTCTGTTGTCGTCCCTTctccgtttgttttttaaattatgCTACACAACTCCTGTTGCCAtttgtgaagaaaagaaaaacatatgaaGAGTGTGGCCAAACAACTTTCACTCGTGAGACAAAAACATGTGGGAATGACTGCAGGGGAATGAGATCATAGAGACAATCAGTGAGAAAGTGGTCACGGAATACGGCGCCggatttaattttttgtaggaaaagaaaagaggaagaaaaacgagATCATACAAGCTGGACGTAATAGTTACGCAGCTACGAATACACACAGGCACGTGAACATCCACGCGTGTTCACGCAAGTGGGTTTTAGAAATGGTACAAAATTTAATCATCAAAATCATTTAGCCACCATCTGCAACATATCATTGAGTAGTCACGAATGCACGTGTACACCAAGAAACACCCATTAAGTGAATGTATGAAACAACATACTGCTGTTAAACCCAATCACTACCAGTCTTTGTGCCTCGTACGCACTTCCCAATAGGAAACCGTGGGACACCATTTGTTGAAAGCTCTTGATACTGCACAGTGAGCATTTTCCCCTTGTACACATTCAGTCGATGCCACATCTCACGCTTCCTCTCTTCTGTCGTCGCTGGCGCTACGGTGAAGCGGTGACCGGCACGTGTTTGACAGACGAATGCACCCAAGCAACCGCgccactttcccctcccttccacGCCGTCAACAATAATATATTCGCTGTCTTGCATAAGTTTGTACTTCAGCAAGTTGGGCGAGCGGGCCCCATATGCGTAACCAGGCACTGCAGCTGAGGCGCCACCACTACTCGAAACAGAAGTCATGCATTTATTGTCCTCAATACCATTACGGCGAATCATGATGCCTTCATACCCTCGATCAACATTGAGTCTCAGCAGACGGTCTATATCCGATTTCTTTGCCGACATGACGGGAACTAATTTGACTACTTTTCTGCGGCCCTGTCCCTTTCCGGAGTTGATCTTTTGCATCAAGTCACAAAGATGTTTGTAGCGCTGTCCAAAGGGCACTACCGTCATGTGAGGAAATTCTTTTGCGTAAAGAAGATCGAATACATGATAttgcaactgctgctgcacctTCTCAATTCCCGCTGTGCGGTGTTGCCTCGTTGTTCGTATGGCTGATGTCAGCTGTTCAAAGTCACTTGCATCATGATTGTACAATTCACCATCTAACACTAACATATTGTCCTTTTCGAATAGAG
This sequence is a window from Trypanosoma brucei gambiense DAL972 chromosome 7, complete sequence. Protein-coding genes within it:
- a CDS encoding DNA ligase, putative, whose protein sequence is MWRISNLWRRPQLTTLPKDPSLFFGVGRPRTPEQVERYHAMKNTTIESAFPHLAACWVGPSWGTVMLTPHHVSPTCVKSAVWRCSQCLQEFEMSIARFIDQHGTCPLCGKEQRRISSTRNEGPERINGKMSEGDNTDVGITTSPTDATNEEDLELEDVNSLRAPRMTHTNYKSVLHSNPEWEGRNILPMLAQRWELVAEELLHPADTEEQESLLVSPKIDGIRCLIGYNKSQKKLQFFSRSGILLECCHGLVPHAMPLFKADPSLLLDGELFAPHCGFERLSGLVRRLEKFTTQTTRRKQAKLLEYFAFDIMASDQLSSPDAPFTERYRLLKELIPHSGADRVFDTMKPNGRRNHQLEKEELSSRKKIPKLYHVPATLVSPDEVESVLEKACSQGYEGVIIRRPKFPYEHGKRSLGLKYKYMHDAEYRIVDFLPGNGKFEGGLGAFVCETSTGIRFNATPKTTTKRRLELWAERDRLLGKYLTVQYQELSSQDVPRFPIAKCVRGESEKDWL
- a CDS encoding DNA ligase, putative, which encodes MRFSRPCLSSLFATTVPFLSRSSRSASLAKNLAQFHPTIAQTWITAACNKLLQPQHVLPSSRKLAWWRCPYCEHQHPKRIDLHVAAGGACPKCSRMPTLTCSRKRSASSSRTSENTIAATVKHRCRPDNSLAILDAPNASRVKNSIADNGYLRVSETRNLLPMLARNYDKEVKRISNDEQLFVSPKLDGVRCVVAWNLRDRCLSFFSRSGMLFDCCDHIEPQLRPLFEKDNMLVLDGELYNHDASDFEQLTSAIRTTRQHRTAGIEKVQQQLQYHVFDLLYAKEFPHMTVVPFGQRYKHLCDLMQKINSGKGQGRRKVVKLVPVMSAKKSDIDRLLRLNVDRGYEGIMIRRNGIEDNKCMTSVSSSGGASAAVPGYAYGARSPNLLKYKLMQDSEYIIVDGVEGRGKWRGCLGAFVCQTRAGHRFTVAPATTEERKREMWHRLNVYKGKMLTVQYQELSTNGVPRFPIGKCVRGTKTGSDWV